One Alosa alosa isolate M-15738 ecotype Scorff River chromosome 22, AALO_Geno_1.1, whole genome shotgun sequence DNA segment encodes these proteins:
- the egr2b gene encoding early growth response protein 2b — translation MMTAKTLDKTPVTLGGFVHPLSESVYSVDEVATNLPTSVTIFPNGDLGGHYDHINGAIGDGLINVEMNTEKRSLDLPYSSNFSQPTAQRNQTFTYMGKFSIDSQYPSNWNPDGVINIVSAGILGMTQPSSASSSPASSVSPNHFSSTLSCTMAQSQGDMDHIYSPPPPYSGCGEVYQDPSAFLSTSTCPISYPPPSYSSPKPSADPGFLPIIPDYGFFQPPCQRDMQSLPDRKPFSCPLDSFRVPPPLTPLNTIRNFTLGGPVSEGPRLPTTYSPQNLPLRPILRPRKYPNRPSKTPVHERPYPCPAEGCDRRFSRSDELTRHIRIHTGHKPFQCRICMRNFSRSDHLTTHIRTHTGEKPFACDFCGRKFARSDERKRHTKIHLRQKERKSSSASNATNSERSLGINSAAGVCSSSSSQ, via the exons ATGATGACAGCTAAAACCCTGGACAAAACCCCTGTCACCCTCGGAGGTTTTGTACACCCGCTTTCCGAGAGTGTGTACTCTGTGGATGAAGTCGCGACAAACCTGCCAACTTCAGTTACTATATTTCCAAACGGTGATTTGGGAGGACATTATGATCATATTAATGGGGCTATCGGAG ATGGCCTGATCAATGTTGAAATGAACACGGAAAAGAGGTCTCTCGACTTGCCTTACTCTAGCAACTTCAGCCAGCCCACCGCTCAACGCAATCAGACCTTTACCTATATGGGCAAGTTCTCCATTGACTCTCAGTACCCAAGCAACTGGAACCCGGACGGCGTCATCAACATAGTCAGTGCGGGGATCCTGGGCATGACCCAGCCGTCCTCAGCATCCTCCTCTCCAGCCTCATCAGTGTCGCCAAACCACTTCTCCAGCACGCTCAGCTGCACCATGGCACAGAGCCAGGGGGACATGGACCACATCTACTCCCCGCCCCCGCCCTATTCCGGCTGCGGGGAAGTTTACCAAGACCCGTCCGCCTTCCTGTCCACCTCCACGTGTCCCATATCCTACCCGCCGCCGTCCTACTCATCCCCGAAGCCGAGCGCAGATCCAGGTTTTCTGCCAATTATCCCAGACTACGGTTTCTTTCAGCCACCGTGCCAGAGGGACATGCAGTCTCTGCCTGACCGAAAACCATTCTCGTGTCCGCTTGACTCCTTCAGGGTGCCTCCGCCACTGACTCCCCTTAACACTATCAGGAATTTTACACTCGGTGGGCCCGTGTCCGAAGGGCCCAGACTACCGACCACATACAGCCCACAAAACTTACCGCTGCGGCCCATCTTGCGCCCTAGGAAATACCCAAACCGCCCCAGCAAAACGCCTGTTCATGAACGCCCCTACCCTTGTCCGGCTGAGGGATGCGACCGGCGGTTCTCTCGCTCTGACGAGCTGACCAGACATATTCGCATCCACACGGGACACAAGCCTTTCCAGTGTCGGATATGCATGCGTAACTTTAGCCGCAGCGACCACCTGACCACTCACATCCGCACACACACGGGCGAGAAACCCTTCGCTTGTGACTTTTGTGGACGGAAGTTTGCCCGCAGCGACGAGCGTAAGAGGCACACCAAGATCCATctcaggcagaaagagagaaaatcatCCAGCGCCTCAAATGCCACAAACTCTGAGCGCTCGCTCGGCATCAACTCAGCAGCCGGCGTGTGCTCCTCCAGTTCGAGCCAATAG
- the adoa gene encoding 2-aminoethanethiol (cysteamine) dioxygenase a, protein MPRDIKPSLIQKIATQAYATFKNFGAAAIADNNVFLDNQAKLTTLVTEIRAADLKITPPKSKSSTPSPHNPPVTYMHICETDAFSMGVFLLKTGASIPLHDHPGMNGVLKVLYGKVNIRCFDKLDAPDAQSLPLFDPPLLPFQKDSIRRCVLRSTGEYTEDSGPCILTPVKDNLHQIDAVEGPAAFLDILAPPYDPDDGRDCHYFKVLQTVSKSVDRNSDQTVEGERWLLEVPQPADFWCGGEPYPGPEVSV, encoded by the coding sequence ATGCCACGGGACATCAAACCGTCTTTAATCCAGAAAATCGCCACTCAAGCTTATGCTACGTTTAAAAACTTCGGGGCGGCCGCCATTGCTGACAACAATGTCTTTCTGGATAATCAAGCGAAGCTGACTACCCTTGTAACTGAAATCAGGGCTGCAGACCTAAAGATAACACCGCCGAAAAGCAAAAGCTCCACGCCGAGTCCCCATAACCCTCCTgtcacatacatgcatatatgcGAAACCGATGCGTTCAGTATGGGAGTATTTCTGCTAAAAACAGGGGCGTCTATCCCTCTGCACGATCACCCAGGTATGAACGGAGTGTTGAAAGTTCTCTACGGCAAGGTCAACATACGGTGTTTCGACAAGTTGGATGCACCAGACGCCCAGAGTCTGCCTCTCTTCGACCCACCGCTGCTGCCCTTCCAGAAAGATTCTATCAGGCGCTGTGTTCTTCGGTCCACAGGTGAATATACAGAGGACAGTGGTCCTTGCATTTTGACCCCTGTGAAAGATAACCTTCATCAAATTGACGCGGTGGAAGGACCGGCGGCGTTCCTCGATATACTGGCACCCCCATATGACCCCGACGACGGGAGAGACTGTCATTATTTCAAAGTTTTACAGACGGTTTCGAAATCGGTGGACAGAAACTCAGATCAGacagtggagggggagaggtggCTTCTAGAAGTTCCTCAACCCGCCGATTTCTGGTGCGGAGGCGAGCCTTATCCCGGCCCCGAGGTGTCTGTCTGA